One segment of Mesoplodon densirostris isolate mMesDen1 chromosome 6, mMesDen1 primary haplotype, whole genome shotgun sequence DNA contains the following:
- the LOC132491770 gene encoding interferon alpha-1-like encodes MAPTVSLLLVLVLLSCNSNCSLGCDLPQTHSLANTRALMLLQQMRRISPFSCLKDRNDFGFPQEAFGGNQFQKAQAIAVVHEMIQQTFQLFSTEGSAAAWDETLLDRFCTALYQQLTDLQACLMQEAGLEGTPLLKEDSILAVRKYFHRITVYLQEKKYSPCAWEIVRAELMRSFSSSTNLQERLRRKE; translated from the coding sequence ATGGCCCCAACTGTGTCCTTACTCCTGGTCCTGGTGCTGCTCAGCTGCAACTCCAACTGCTCTCTGGGCTGCGACCTGCCTCAGACCCACAGCCTGGCTAACACGAGGGCCCTGATGCTCCTGCAACAAATGAGGAGAATCTCCCCCTTCTCCTGCCTGAAGGACAGAAATGACTTTGGATTCCCCCAGGAGGCGTTTGGAGGCAACCAGTTCCAGAAGGCTCAAGCCATTGCTGTCGTCCATGAGATGATCCAGCAGACCTTCCAGCTCTTCAGCACGGAGGGCTCGGCTGCCGCTTGGGATGAGACCCTCCTGGACAGGTTCTGCACTGCACTTTATCAGCAGCTCACTGACCTGCAAGCATGTCTGATGCAGGAGGCGGGGCTGGAAGGGACTCCCCTGCTGAAGGAGGACTCCATCCTGGCTGTGAGGAAATACTTCCACAGAATCACTGTCTATCTGCAAGAGAAGAAATACAGCCCTTGTGCCTGGGAGATTGTCAGAGCAGAACTCATGAGATCCTTCTCTTCATCAACAAACTTGCAAGAAAGACTCAGGAGGAAGGAATGA
- the LOC132492361 gene encoding interferon alpha-13-like, which translates to MAQIYLLVAGLMLCSIPACSLGWNLPRSHSQENKDVFQHLQQMQRIPSQWCLKDRTDFKFPWKRENITPIQMTQGTCHHHLMLRQIFNLFTTEDSHAAWNNTVLHKLLSSLHLRLHRLEQMKQDNLDCRDLGLAAREYFHGIHAYLKAKEYSPCAWEVVRVEIERCLSLM; encoded by the coding sequence ATGGCCCAGATCTATTTGCTAGTGGCAGGACTGATGCTCTGCTCCATCCCTGCTTGCTCTCTTGGCTGGAACTTGCCTAGAAGCCATAGCCAGGAAAACAAGGACGTCTTCCAACATTTGCAACAGATGCAAAGGATCCCCTCACAGTGGTGCCTAAAGGACAGAACCGACTTCAAATTTCCTTGGAAAAGAGAGAATATCACCCCAATCCAGATGACTCAAGGCACCTGTCACCACCACCTGATGCTCCGGCAGATCTTCAACCTCTTCACCACGGAGGACAGCCATGCTGCCTGGAACAACACCGTCCTCCATAAACTTCTCTCTAGCCTTCATCTGAGGCTGCACCGACTAGAGCAGATGAAACAAGACAATCTGGATTGTCGAGATTTGGGACTTGCTGCCCGGGAGTATTTCCATGGAATCCATGCCTACCTGAAGGCAAAGGAATACAGCCCCTGTGCCTGGGAGGTTGTCAGAGTGGAAATTGAAAGGTGCCTTTCCCTTATGTAA
- the LOC132491772 gene encoding interferon alpha-1-like — protein MAPTVSLLLALVLLSCNSNCSLGCDLPQTHSLANTRALMLLQQMRRISPFSCLKDRNDFGFPQEAFGGNQFQKAQAIAVVHEMIQQTFQLFTTEGSAANWDETLLDRFCTALYQQLTDLQACLMQEAGLEGTPLLKEDSILAVRKYFHRITVYLQEKKYSPCAWEIVRAELMRSFSSSTNLQERLRRKE, from the coding sequence ATGGCCCCAACTGTGTCCTTACTCCTGGCCCTGGTGCTGCTCAGCTGCAACTCCAACTGCTCTCTGGGCTGCGACCTGCCTCAGACCCACAGCCTGGCTAACACGAGGGCCCTGATGCTCCTGCAACAAATGAGGAGAATCTCCCCCTTCTCCTGCCTGAAGGACAGAAATGACTTTGGATTCCCCCAGGAGGCGTTTGGAGGCAACCAGTTCCAGAAGGCTCAAGCCATCGCTGTCGTCCATGAGATGATCCAGCAGACCTTCCAGCTCTTCACAACGGAGGGCTCAGCTGCCAATTGGGATGAGACCCTCCTGGACAGGTTCTGCACTGCACTTTATCAGCAGCTCACTGACCTGCAAGCCTGTCTGATGCAGGAGGCGGGGCTGGAAGGGACTCCCCTGCTGAAGGAGGACTCCATCCTGGCTGTGAGGAAATACTTCCACAGAATCACTGTCTATCTGCAAGAGAAGAAATACAGCCCTTGTGCCTGGGAGATTGTCAGAGCAGAACTCATGAGATCCTTCTCTTCATCAACAAACTTGCAAGAAAGACTCAGGAGGAAGGAATGA